One window of the Trypanosoma brucei gambiense DAL972 chromosome 5, complete sequence genome contains the following:
- a CDS encoding NUDIX hydrolase, conserved, putative produces the protein MYRKNVCVVIFNEDLNFLACQRIHEDKFQFVQGGVEEGDADIIRAAYREVHEEVGLFSEDLRLIGEIMPPSGDPHEFRYILHEGANLRHFGYVGQQQRLFLFYTPSSTIQRVRLVPPKGSVAKQEFSHVEWLPIDEIIERCPKEKQHIFVAVSKVAIPMAKAFLKTRSSI, from the coding sequence ATGTACCGAAAAAATGTATGTGTGGTAATATTCAACGAAGATCTTAACTTTCTCGCCTGCCAGCGAATTCATGAGGATAAGTTCCAATTTGTACAGGGCGGTGTTGAGGAAGGGGATGCCGATATTATTCGAGCAGCATATCGTGAAGTGCATGAGGAGGTCGGACTTTTTTCAGAGGATTTACGACTTATTGGTGAAATTATGCCGCCAAGTGGGGATCCACACGAGTTTCGTTACATACTCCATGAAGGTGCAAATTTGCGTCATTTTGGATACGTGGGCCAACAGCAACgactttttttattttacacgCCCTCCAGCACTATTCAAAGGGTCCGTTTAGTACCACCAAAGGGAAGTGTTGCAAAGCAGGAGTTCTCCCATGTGGAATGGCTGCCGATTGATGAGATAATCGAACGTTGCccgaaagaaaagcaacatatttttgttgcggTATCGAAGGTGGCGATCCCCATGGCTAAGGCATTTTTGAAAACAAGGTCTTCCATAtaa